A part of Haemorhous mexicanus isolate bHaeMex1 chromosome 25, bHaeMex1.pri, whole genome shotgun sequence genomic DNA contains:
- the BAK1 gene encoding bcl-2 homologous antagonist/killer — translation MASGNEGDPPRAQGRQGSHGHRVSSEGRVAEEAEEVFRSYAFYRYQQERQERGAELPPDPEIEQIQQDLESTRSQVGQRLAIIGDDIYRRYDAEFRTMLESLQPTRENAYMHFTKIASSLFESGTNWGRVIALLAFGYRMAMHVWQRGVSGFLRRIARYVADFMLQHHIARWIAQQGGWEAVQNLDNVYVTYVLVAAAVVVLGHLVLRRFFSP, via the exons ATGGCCTCAGGGAATGAGGGGGACCCTCCACGGGCGCAGGGACGCCAGGGGAGCCACGGGCACAGGGTCAGCTCAG aaGGCCGCGTggcagaggaggctgaggaggtGTTCCGCAGCTACGCCTTCTACCGCTACCAGCAGGAGCGCCAGGAGCGCGGCGCGGAGCTGCCGCCCGACCCCGAGATCGAGCAAATCCAGCAGGACCTGGAGAG caccaggagccaggtggggcagcgCCTGGCCATCATCGGGGACGACATCTACAGGCGCTACGACGCCGAGTTCCGCACCATGCTGGAGAGCCTGCAGCCCACCCGCGAGAACGCCTACATGCACTTCACCAAAATTGCCTCCAG CCTGTTTGAGAGTGGCACCAACTGGGGCCGGGTGATCGCCCTGCTGGCCTTCGGGTACCGCATGGCCATGCACGTGTGGCAGCGCGGCGTCAGCGGCTTCCTGCGCCGCATCGCGCGCTACGTGGCGGACTTCATGCTGCAGCACCACATCGCCCGCTGGATCGCCCAGCAGGGAGGATGG gaggccGTGCAGAACCTGGACAACGTTTACGTGACCTACGTGCTGGTGGCAGCCGcggtggtggtgctggggcaCCTGGTGCTGCGGCGCTTCTTCAGCCCCTGA